In one window of bacterium DNA:
- a CDS encoding GuaB3 family IMP dehydrogenase-related protein produces MDFLISKHRKAKLALAFDDVSLAPSASTVDPEDVDVSFALKNRTFSIPIIASAMDSVVDPSVAALFTNAGSFGVLNLEGVWGRYENPQEKLSRIVQASDEEATPVLQDVYSAAPVKEELVVRSVREMKDAGAIAAVSLTPLGVKKFWAAAKEAGAEILVVQSTVTSPKHRSKSGEVLDIAELCAGIDIPLIVGNCVGYEVAIELMRAGADAILVGVGPGQACTTRDVTGVGVPQITATAEAADARDDYEKESGRRVAVITDGGMRTSGQVAKCLAAGADAVMFGSVFAGCPEAPAYPYHWGMAAPHAHLPRGTRVKAGGGIPLSQVLFGPARVSDGTQNLIGGIKSSMGLAGAGNIREFHKTQLYVSFSFGSEGKTLQMKQRK; encoded by the coding sequence TTGGATTTCCTTATATCCAAACACAGAAAGGCAAAGCTGGCTTTGGCATTCGACGACGTTTCGCTCGCCCCGTCCGCCTCGACCGTGGATCCCGAAGACGTGGACGTGAGCTTCGCGCTCAAGAACCGCACGTTTTCGATTCCGATAATCGCCTCGGCGATGGACAGCGTGGTTGACCCGAGCGTCGCCGCGCTGTTCACCAACGCGGGCAGCTTCGGCGTGCTGAACCTTGAAGGCGTGTGGGGAAGGTACGAGAACCCGCAGGAAAAGCTTTCGCGCATCGTCCAGGCGTCTGACGAGGAAGCGACACCGGTTCTGCAGGACGTGTATTCCGCCGCGCCGGTAAAGGAAGAGCTTGTCGTGCGCTCGGTGCGCGAGATGAAGGATGCCGGGGCGATTGCCGCGGTCAGCCTGACGCCGCTGGGCGTCAAGAAGTTCTGGGCGGCGGCAAAGGAAGCGGGCGCGGAAATTCTTGTCGTCCAGAGCACCGTGACATCGCCGAAGCACCGCTCGAAATCGGGCGAGGTGCTCGATATCGCGGAGTTGTGCGCCGGAATAGACATCCCGCTCATCGTGGGCAACTGCGTGGGCTACGAAGTCGCGATTGAGCTTATGCGCGCGGGCGCGGACGCGATACTTGTCGGCGTGGGGCCGGGCCAGGCCTGCACGACGCGCGACGTGACGGGAGTGGGCGTACCCCAGATTACGGCGACCGCGGAAGCCGCGGACGCGCGCGACGACTACGAAAAGGAATCGGGCAGGCGCGTCGCGGTCATAACCGACGGCGGGATGCGCACATCCGGACAGGTTGCGAAATGCCTCGCCGCGGGCGCGGACGCGGTTATGTTCGGCAGCGTGTTCGCCGGATGCCCGGAGGCGCCCGCCTATCCGTACCACTGGGGGATGGCGGCGCCGCACGCGCACCTGCCGCGCGGGACGCGCGTCAAGGCGGGCGGCGGGATCCCGCTTTCGCAGGTTCTGTTCGGCCCGGCCCGCGTGTCGGACGGAACGCAGAACCTGATCGGCGGAATCAAA